A part of Pirellulales bacterium genomic DNA contains:
- a CDS encoding DUF1501 domain-containing protein, with protein MLTILGQETAGFCDGLSRRSFLKIGGMALGGLSLAQLLAAEAKAGAGRSHKAIINIFLPGGPPHLDMWDIKTEAPAEIRGEFSAIPTNVPGIEISEMFPRIAGMMDKFIPIRTIVGAFGGHDGYQCMTGRVPNNPPGGGWPAMGAWVSKVQGPTQPGVPPHLSLMWKTGASGWGNPGNGGFLGAAHAPFRLVGDGGQKMAGDMVLGGITLDRLRDRTSLLGAFDHFRRQADTTGVMEGMDTYARQAMGILTSSGLADALDLSKEDPRIVERYGQNDPTYQRDGAPRMVENFCIARRLVEAGARVVSMNFSRWDWHGPDGMNYVQGRVDMPLLDQALSALVGDLHERGLDRDVSVVCWGEFGRTPRINKMASRDHWPQVSCAIMAGGGMRTGQVIGRTNRLGEYAAARPVTFQEVFATLYRNIGIDVNTVTALDTHGRPQYLVDNGTQPMAEVV; from the coding sequence ATGCTGACCATTCTCGGCCAAGAGACCGCAGGTTTTTGCGATGGATTGAGCCGCCGCAGTTTTCTCAAGATCGGCGGCATGGCACTCGGCGGGTTGTCGCTCGCGCAGTTGTTGGCCGCCGAGGCCAAGGCGGGCGCCGGCCGCTCGCACAAGGCGATCATCAATATCTTTCTGCCAGGCGGCCCGCCACATCTCGATATGTGGGACATCAAAACCGAAGCCCCGGCCGAGATTCGCGGCGAGTTCTCCGCCATCCCGACCAACGTGCCGGGCATCGAAATCAGCGAGATGTTTCCACGCATCGCCGGCATGATGGACAAGTTCATTCCCATCCGCACGATCGTCGGCGCCTTCGGCGGTCACGACGGCTATCAGTGCATGACCGGCCGCGTGCCGAACAATCCGCCCGGCGGCGGCTGGCCCGCCATGGGCGCCTGGGTCTCGAAAGTGCAGGGGCCGACCCAGCCCGGCGTTCCGCCGCACCTGTCGCTGATGTGGAAGACCGGGGCCAGCGGCTGGGGAAACCCTGGCAATGGCGGCTTCCTGGGGGCGGCGCATGCTCCCTTCCGCTTGGTGGGCGACGGCGGGCAAAAGATGGCCGGCGATATGGTGCTGGGCGGCATCACGCTCGACCGGCTCCGCGACCGCACGTCGCTGCTCGGCGCTTTCGACCACTTCCGCCGCCAGGCCGACACGACCGGAGTGATGGAGGGCATGGACACCTACGCACGGCAGGCGATGGGCATTCTCACTTCGTCGGGCCTGGCCGACGCGCTCGACCTGTCGAAGGAGGATCCGCGCATCGTCGAACGCTATGGCCAGAACGATCCGACCTACCAGCGCGACGGCGCACCGCGAATGGTGGAGAATTTTTGTATTGCCCGGCGGCTGGTCGAGGCCGGGGCGCGGGTCGTGTCGATGAACTTCAGCCGCTGGGACTGGCACGGCCCCGATGGGATGAATTACGTGCAAGGCCGCGTCGATATGCCGCTCTTGGACCAGGCGCTTTCGGCGCTAGTCGGCGATCTCCACGAGCGCGGGCTGGACCGCGACGTGTCGGTGGTCTGCTGGGGCGAGTTCGGCCGCACGCCGCGGATCAACAAGATGGCCAGCCGCGACCACTGGCCGCAGGTGTCGTGCGCCATCATGGCCGGCGGCGGCATGCGGACCGGCCAGGTGATCGGCCGCACCAACCGACTGGGCGAGTACGCCGCCGCGCGCCCGGTCACGTTCCAGGAAGTGTTCGCCACGCTCTACCGCAACATCGGCATCGACGTGAACACCGTCACCGCGCTCGACACCCACGGGCGGCCACAGTATCTGGTGGATAACGGCACGCAGC
- a CDS encoding type II toxin-antitoxin system VapC family toxin gives MTFSDIPASASLFIDANTFVYHFMPHPTLGIACANLLARIKRGELFAATSTHVLNDVAHRVMTTEAVAKLGWPVAGIAQRLRKHPAEIMRLSLFRKAIDDVNQFGVRIVVPPASINTAATAVSQQYGLLSGDALIVAIMQQFGLASIASHDADFDRVPWITRYSPA, from the coding sequence GTGACTTTCAGCGACATCCCCGCCAGCGCGTCGCTCTTTATCGACGCCAATACGTTTGTCTATCACTTCATGCCGCATCCAACCCTGGGCATCGCGTGTGCGAACTTGCTCGCGAGAATCAAACGCGGCGAGCTGTTCGCCGCCACTTCGACGCACGTCTTAAACGATGTGGCGCATCGTGTCATGACAACCGAAGCGGTGGCGAAACTCGGATGGCCGGTCGCGGGAATCGCGCAGCGTCTTCGCAAACACCCGGCCGAAATCATGCGGCTCTCCCTCTTTCGAAAGGCGATCGACGACGTAAACCAGTTCGGCGTCCGAATCGTTGTGCCCCCAGCGTCGATTAACACTGCCGCCACAGCCGTCAGTCAGCAATACGGCCTGCTGAGCGGCGACGCGCTAATCGTGGCCATCATGCAACAGTTCGGGTTAGCGTCGATCGCCAGTCACGACGCCGACTTTGATCGCGTCCCTTGGATCACACGTTACAGCCCAGCCTAA
- a CDS encoding IS630 family transposase produces MRSDHQEGTGKSEKLRRATILLKADANGPAWDDAKISEAVGCRTRTVENVRQAFVLDGFQGALVRKSRATPPTPKLLDGDGEAKLIAMRLGKPPAGYGHWTLRLLADQVVELEVVESISPETVRQTLKKNGMTKRKIQYWVIPPDANGEFVASMEEVLETYEKAYNPDRPVVCMDEQPVQLIGETRVPIPATKNHPERVDYEYERKGTASIFMFAEPLSGFRQTTARPRRTKDDWAQEVAHLLDTRYAGVDRITLVCDNLNTHTKGAFYEAFPPEKARDYVRRIDFVYIPKHGSWLNVAECELSCMTSQCLSDRRIGDLATLQSEIAAWSTRVNEKQRAVDWQFTIDKARVKLKRLYPKIQSGRGTSQRCDSRVMRPHPACLDGE; encoded by the coding sequence TTGCGAAGCGACCATCAAGAAGGAACGGGCAAGTCGGAGAAACTGCGGCGGGCGACGATCTTGCTCAAGGCCGACGCCAACGGGCCAGCATGGGATGACGCGAAGATCAGCGAGGCGGTCGGTTGCCGGACGCGGACGGTCGAGAACGTGCGGCAAGCATTCGTCCTGGACGGCTTCCAGGGGGCGCTGGTTCGGAAGAGCCGCGCAACGCCGCCGACGCCGAAATTGCTCGACGGCGACGGCGAGGCGAAATTGATCGCCATGCGGTTGGGCAAGCCACCCGCCGGCTACGGCCATTGGACGCTACGGCTGCTGGCGGATCAAGTGGTGGAACTGGAGGTCGTTGAATCGATCAGCCCGGAGACGGTTCGTCAGACGCTAAAAAAAAACGGCATGACCAAGCGGAAAATCCAGTATTGGGTGATTCCTCCCGACGCCAATGGCGAGTTCGTCGCCAGCATGGAGGAGGTGCTGGAGACTTACGAAAAAGCCTACAACCCCGACCGCCCGGTCGTGTGCATGGACGAGCAGCCGGTGCAACTCATCGGCGAGACTCGCGTGCCGATTCCGGCGACCAAGAACCATCCCGAGCGGGTCGATTATGAATACGAACGGAAGGGGACGGCCAGCATCTTCATGTTTGCCGAACCGCTCTCCGGCTTCCGCCAAACGACGGCCCGGCCGCGCCGCACCAAGGACGATTGGGCTCAAGAAGTCGCCCATTTGCTCGATACTCGCTACGCCGGTGTCGATCGGATCACGTTGGTCTGCGACAACTTGAACACGCACACCAAGGGGGCGTTCTACGAAGCGTTCCCGCCCGAGAAGGCCCGCGACTACGTGCGGCGGATCGACTTCGTTTACATCCCCAAGCACGGCAGTTGGCTCAACGTAGCGGAATGCGAGTTGAGTTGCATGACCAGCCAATGCCTGTCGGACCGACGGATCGGCGACCTCGCGACGCTGCAATCCGAAATTGCCGCATGGTCAACCCGCGTCAACGAGAAACAACGGGCCGTCGATTGGCAATTCACGATCGACAAAGCAAGGGTTAAATTGAAGCGGCTCTACCCGAAAATTCAGTCTGGACGGGGCACTAGTCAACGCTGCGACAGCCGAGTGATGAGGCCTCATCCAGCTTGCCTGGATGGTGAATAA
- a CDS encoding helix-turn-helix transcriptional regulator has product MKENTNHKNNDAKARAPVEWTAEDRARHRAIRAMFRNWHPSPEELIASGEGANFDLQGEYRELRPFVDEIKRAREAAGLTLAEVSRRCGIDQPALSRLENGHNKNPTLGTLWRYAAAVGRRLILSTEAVADTRPRRSKAKRVAAARKT; this is encoded by the coding sequence ATGAAGGAAAATACGAACCATAAGAACAACGACGCCAAGGCTCGGGCGCCGGTCGAGTGGACTGCCGAAGACCGTGCGCGGCACCGGGCCATCCGAGCGATGTTCCGCAACTGGCATCCGTCGCCCGAAGAGTTGATCGCCAGCGGCGAGGGGGCGAATTTCGATCTGCAGGGCGAATATCGCGAGTTGCGCCCGTTCGTCGATGAGATCAAGCGGGCCCGGGAAGCGGCGGGACTCACGCTGGCTGAGGTGTCGCGGCGCTGTGGTATCGACCAGCCGGCCCTCTCACGCCTGGAAAACGGCCACAACAAGAACCCGACGCTCGGCACACTCTGGCGTTACGCGGCCGCCGTCGGGCGGCGGCTCATCCTCTCCACCGAAGCGGTCGCTGACACGCGCCCGCGGCGCAGCAAAGCCAAGCGAGTCGCCGCGGCGCGAAAAACGTGA
- a CDS encoding antitoxin family protein, which translates to MQSLLIQAVYENGVLRPEQPLPLAEHERVQVSIHPAPRQPFVESTDDPVRASYGMLGWTGDAETAERLALDAEFGVEESP; encoded by the coding sequence ATGCAATCCCTGTTGATCCAAGCAGTCTACGAAAACGGCGTTCTTAGGCCGGAGCAACCGTTGCCGCTTGCCGAACACGAGCGAGTGCAGGTTTCTATTCATCCCGCTCCGCGGCAGCCCTTTGTCGAGAGCACCGACGATCCAGTTCGCGCGAGCTATGGGATGTTGGGATGGACGGGCGACGCCGAGACAGCCGAGCGCCTGGCCCTCGACGCTGAGTTTGGCGTTGAGGAATCGCCGTGA